A stretch of Chloroflexota bacterium DNA encodes these proteins:
- a CDS encoding restriction endonuclease has translation MKTDVLYYGDNLDILRRYIPDESVDLVYLDPPFNSNRDYNVIFKDESGRKSDAQLLAFEDTWHWGPSAEATYAYLTNTARHEGRVPNTVSTIVAALRAGVGENQMMAYLVEMAVRLVELRRVLKPTGSLYLHCDPTASHYLKLVLDAIFGPKNFVNEIIWKRSTAHSDRAQGSRHFGRLHDVVLVYAKSDLYLWNQLYEPLGADYAASHYPHVEPGSGRRYGLDNITGPGGAAKGNPEYEVMGVRRYWRYSRDRMQELIDAGRIIQPSPGAVPRFKRYLDESAGRPIQDVWDDIAPVNSQAKERLGWGTQKPLTLLERIVSTSSNPGDLVLDPFCGCGTALVAAQKLDRRWIGIDITYLSIAVMRARLKDSFGLLEVEVIGQPTEVEGARQLAASPDGRYQFQWWALNLVDAKPLGGVEKKGADRGIDGLITFTDLNRELHSVLVSVKSGHVTSAMLRDLKGTLDREKGSIGLFITLEEPSREMRLEADTAGLFHSELWKRDYPRIQILSIRELLEEGKKPQLPPFVLSTYQEAERIVTKQAAEQAELFGS, from the coding sequence GTGAAGACGGACGTTCTCTACTACGGGGACAATCTCGACATCCTTCGGCGGTACATCCCGGACGAGTCGGTCGATCTCGTCTATCTCGATCCGCCGTTCAACAGCAACCGCGACTACAACGTCATCTTCAAGGACGAGTCGGGACGGAAGAGCGACGCGCAGCTTCTCGCCTTCGAGGACACGTGGCACTGGGGCCCATCCGCCGAGGCGACGTACGCGTACTTGACGAACACGGCCCGTCACGAGGGCCGCGTCCCAAACACGGTGAGCACGATCGTCGCCGCCCTCCGGGCCGGCGTGGGCGAGAACCAGATGATGGCCTACCTCGTCGAGATGGCCGTTCGGCTCGTGGAACTCCGCCGTGTGCTCAAGCCCACGGGCTCGCTCTACCTGCACTGCGACCCGACAGCAAGTCACTACCTCAAGCTCGTCCTCGACGCGATCTTCGGCCCCAAGAACTTCGTCAACGAGATCATCTGGAAACGCTCGACCGCCCACAGCGACCGAGCGCAAGGTTCACGGCACTTCGGCCGACTTCATGACGTTGTCCTCGTCTACGCGAAATCCGACTTGTACCTGTGGAATCAGCTCTACGAACCGCTCGGGGCAGACTACGCGGCCTCGCACTACCCGCACGTGGAACCCGGCTCCGGACGGCGCTACGGGTTGGACAACATCACCGGGCCCGGAGGAGCGGCGAAAGGGAATCCCGAGTACGAGGTGATGGGGGTCAGGCGGTACTGGCGCTACAGCCGCGACCGGATGCAAGAGCTGATCGACGCGGGCCGGATTATTCAACCAAGCCCGGGGGCGGTCCCACGATTCAAGCGGTACCTCGACGAGTCGGCCGGCCGACCAATTCAGGACGTGTGGGACGACATCGCTCCGGTGAACTCGCAGGCCAAGGAGCGACTCGGCTGGGGTACCCAGAAGCCGCTCACGCTCTTGGAGCGAATCGTCTCTACGTCCTCGAACCCAGGCGACCTCGTCCTCGACCCCTTCTGCGGCTGCGGCACGGCGCTCGTCGCCGCCCAGAAGCTCGATCGGCGCTGGATCGGCATCGACATCACGTACCTCTCGATCGCCGTCATGCGGGCCCGGCTCAAGGACAGCTTCGGGCTCCTCGAAGTGGAGGTGATCGGGCAGCCGACGGAGGTCGAGGGCGCCCGCCAGCTCGCCGCATCGCCGGATGGTCGTTACCAGTTCCAGTGGTGGGCACTCAACCTCGTCGACGCGAAACCGCTCGGTGGGGTCGAGAAGAAGGGCGCCGATCGGGGCATCGACGGACTCATCACGTTCACCGACCTCAACCGCGAGCTCCACTCGGTCCTCGTGAGCGTGAAGAGCGGCCACGTGACCTCGGCGATGCTCCGCGATCTCAAGGGCACGCTCGACCGGGAGAAGGGCTCGATCGGGCTCTTCATCACGCTCGAGGAACCGTCACGCGAGATGCGCCTCGAGGCCGACACCGCCGGCCTCTTTCATTCGGAGCTCTGGAAGCGCGACTACCCGCGGATCCAGATCCTCAGCATCCGCGAGTTGCTCGAGGAGGGGAAGAAGCCGCAGCTGCCACCGTTCGTCCTCTCGACGTATCAGGAAGCGGAGCGGATCGTCACGAAGCAAGCGGCGGAGCAGGCCGAGTTGTTCGGGAGCTGA
- a CDS encoding VOC family protein produces the protein MGAPIAFFEVISPDSARAQRFYGELFGWKIDADPSLTGYALVDTGAGEGAVGGGIGQASEAFPSGVKIYLRVADLAAYLARAEQLGGRTLLPPMDLPSGYGRIAIFADPDGNPVGLWA, from the coding sequence ATGGGCGCCCCGATCGCGTTCTTCGAGGTGATCTCACCTGACAGCGCCCGCGCACAGCGCTTCTATGGCGAGCTTTTCGGCTGGAAGATCGATGCCGACCCCTCGCTGACGGGCTACGCGCTCGTCGACACCGGGGCAGGCGAGGGGGCGGTCGGCGGCGGGATCGGGCAGGCCAGCGAGGCGTTCCCTTCGGGGGTGAAGATCTACCTGCGGGTCGCTGATCTTGCGGCGTATCTGGCCCGCGCCGAGCAGCTCGGCGGCCGCACGCTCCTCCCCCCGATGGACCTGCCCTCCGGCTACGGGCGCATCGCCATCTTCGCCGACCCGGACGGCAACCCGGTCGGGCTGTGGGCGTGA
- a CDS encoding winged helix-turn-helix transcriptional regulator, with translation MREPRSEAALDETLRALAEPRRRAILQLVVDRELPAGEIAAHYAVTRSAVSQHLQLLKAAGLVRERRAGVRRLYRASPDGLRELRAYLDELWGESLEAARALVEAEAGWAGSAEDLSAADWAEPKHA, from the coding sequence GTGAGGGAGCCGCGCTCGGAGGCGGCGCTCGACGAGACGCTCCGGGCGCTCGCCGAGCCACGCCGCCGGGCGATCCTCCAACTGGTCGTCGATCGGGAGCTCCCTGCAGGCGAGATCGCCGCCCACTACGCGGTGACCCGCTCGGCCGTCTCGCAGCACCTCCAATTACTGAAAGCGGCGGGCCTCGTGCGCGAGCGACGGGCGGGGGTGCGGCGGCTCTATCGGGCCAGCCCGGACGGGCTGCGGGAGCTGCGCGCCTACCTTGACGAGCTGTGGGGCGAGAGCCTGGAGGCTGCGCGCGCGCTCGTGGAGGCGGAGGCGGGGTGGGCGGGGTCAGCCGAAGACCTCTCTGCCGCTGATTGGGCGGAGCCGAAGCATGCCTGA
- a CDS encoding SRPBCC domain-containing protein: MPEATVLAPIRKAVTVRSDLDHTFGVFVREIGRWWPTRPFSLGQEQVVQVTFEPRLGGRVFETWADGRTVDWGHVLAWEPPARFAISWEILPRATEVEVHFRPLGPALTRVELEHRGWERLTAEQIAAATRQAGGYEAGWASILSDFVAATEAEVVSK; the protein is encoded by the coding sequence ATGCCTGAGGCGACCGTGCTTGCGCCGATCCGCAAGGCGGTGACCGTGCGCAGCGACCTCGACCACACGTTTGGCGTCTTCGTGCGCGAGATCGGCCGCTGGTGGCCGACTCGCCCCTTCTCGCTCGGCCAGGAGCAGGTCGTGCAGGTCACCTTCGAGCCGCGCCTGGGCGGGCGGGTCTTCGAGACCTGGGCAGATGGCCGCACCGTCGACTGGGGCCACGTCCTCGCCTGGGAGCCCCCGGCCCGCTTCGCAATCAGCTGGGAGATTCTCCCCCGGGCCACCGAGGTCGAGGTTCATTTCCGCCCCCTCGGCCCTGCTCTGACCCGCGTCGAACTCGAACACCGTGGCTGGGAGCGGCTGACCGCGGAACAGATCGCAGCGGCCACGCGCCAGGCTGGCGGGTACGAGGCCGGTTGGGCGTCGATCCTGAGCGACTTTGTGGCGGCGACAGAAGCGGAGGTGGTTTCGAAGTAG
- a CDS encoding antibiotic biosynthesis monooxygenase translates to MKHLFLAIHHPKPEHLDDLLGAMAGLGETLARVPGLVEVRTWRDESRVVAMSVWESREALAAARPTMGAAIVDVPFAQWEARPRELYFLDEFSVPAVGSEAG, encoded by the coding sequence ATGAAGCACCTGTTCCTCGCGATCCACCACCCCAAGCCTGAACACCTCGACGACCTTCTCGGAGCAATGGCAGGGCTTGGCGAGACCCTTGCCCGTGTGCCTGGGCTGGTCGAGGTGCGCACCTGGCGCGATGAGTCGCGGGTCGTGGCGATGTCGGTTTGGGAGTCGCGCGAGGCGCTGGCGGCAGCCCGACCGACCATGGGCGCGGCGATCGTCGATGTCCCCTTCGCGCAGTGGGAGGCCCGCCCGCGCGAGCTGTACTTCCTCGACGAGTTCAGCGTTCCGGCGGTCGGTTCAGAGGCCGGTTGA